tagcgctatggagagaaaaggcacggacgacggctgatagcgattggccgtctgacgcaccaacacatcgatACCTGTAAGAGCGctctcaggcgaggggtatgaggcggagccagggacgggtagctcgacgagctgctcgacaaatttgccgttggagagaaaggaaggcatgataaaattctcagaacgccataacgccttccgtcgctttgcgcagcgggcagtttttgagctcgctttctagctcgctttccgccgaaaccgatcgagaaagcgagcagaaatgtccgaagaaccgatcgaagctcttgatcggttgaagcgtttacggtatttcgagagagcgcgctgtatgtgtatgtctctttttgacaaaaaagctccggtacgcgaccgtgttggcgcaaaaatgataatgtccgaaaaatagttcacatccacgttctctttcttctctcttttccctttcacctcgctttatcgttattggtttttgctctctagctacattgagcgagtggctgacaagttttcgatcgcttttcgCAGCGGGatgtatttgcggccttatACGATACGGGCCATCGGGAGAGAGCATAATAAGTAAAATAAGGGATAAGCGTAGGAGCGTTAGGtttaattttgaattaattGACAGTAAGAAATAAAGTTAATGTAGCAGGCTATGACTACCTAACAGTGGGATTTTGCCTCAGCAGAATTTCACTTCCTAGGCATAGCAGCCTATGCCATGTTTAGTAATAAATCAGTTCATAGTTAACCACCAATATAGCAAGTTGGCTTTTATTTGCTCTCCGTGTGAACTGTAACATTTGGCGACGAGGAAAAGTTCAGAAGCATCTCGAAGGTATTTTTAGCGAAATCATCGAATAACGAAAATGTCCCAAGAGGATCTGCGAAACGCCATCGTCCAACTCACGAATCTCGtcgcgaagcagcagcagcaaatcgaAAATTTAGTAAATCGAACTTTTTCGACGGCGGCTAGTGGAAGCGAGAAGACAATCGAGTCGTTGGCAAATGGAATCCAAGATTTCCTGTACGATCCGGACGCAGGTGTTTTCTTTGATGCATGGTACGCTAGATACGAAGACGTCTTCATTCAGGATGGTCATTCTCTAGACGATGCCGCCCGTGTGAGATTGCTTCTACGCAAATTGAGCACCCCTCAGCACGATAAGTACGTGAACACTATTCTGCCAAAGCATCCTCGCGATTTCTCTCTGGATGAGACCGTTACAAAACTGAAGAAGTTGTTTGGTCGCCAGAAGTCGGTTTTTCACTCCCGTTACCAGTGCCTGCAGTACGCCAAAAGTGATGCGGATGATTTTACTTCGTATGCTGCCATGGTCAACAAACACTGCGAAGCGTTTCAACTTTCCAAGCTCACGTCGGATCAATTCAAAGCTCTCCGATTTGTCTGTGGACTCCAATCGCCACGGGATGCGGACATCCGAGCTAGATTGATTTCGAAACTGGAAGCTGATGAAACTGCAGTTGTTGAACAAGGAGAAGCTGCAAGTAAGGTGACTTTGGAAAACCTGGTGAAAGAATGTCATCGTGTGGCCAACATCAAGCATGACTCGCAGATGGTGGAAAACAAGGAGGCTTGCTCCGTCAACGCCATTTCGCGCAACCAGAATCATTCCTCTTCGAAGAAGACCAACAAAGTGCCCAAGACACCCTGCAGGAAATGTGGGGAACTGCACTAGGTTCGTGAATGTCCGTTTGCATCGCACATGTGTACTAGATGCAAGCAGCAAGGACATAAAGAAGGCTACTGTTCAAGCAGTAAGCCCGCTGCATCTAAGCCTTTCAAGCAATGGAAGCCTAAAGAGAGCATGAAGACGAATGGCATTTACACTGTTCGCAACGTCGGAAGAAAACGCAAATTCGTCTCGGTCGAGCTCAACGGGGTAGCAGTCAAGCTTCAGCACGACTCGGCGTCCGACATCACCATCATTTCGAACGAAACATGGGCTACCATCGGACGACCACCCACTCAACCGACCGATGAATCTGCTGTCACAGCGTCTGGTAGTGATTTGAATCTCCTCGTAGAGTTTCAAGCCGACATCACTATTAACGACGTGACCAAGACAGGGCGCATTTTCATCTCTGATAGCGCCGATCTCAACGTTTTGGGAATCGATACTATGGATCTGTTTGATCTGTGGTTCGTACCGATTAACAGCTTGGTCAACGTCGTACATCAAAACTCTGACCAATACGTTGATCGCCTCAAGCACCAGTTTCCGGAGGTTTTTCGAAGCACGCTGGGTAGATGCACAAAAGCGCAAGTGAAGTTATACTTGAAGCCTGATGCCCGTCCATGCTACTGTCCGAAGCGACCAGTGGCGTATGCGGCTCTTCCCAAAGTAGATGCGGAACTCGAAAGGCTCGAAACAAACGGTATAATTTCTCCAGTTCAATTCTCGGACTGGGCAGCACCAATAGTCGTCGTACGGAAGTCGGACAATGTTTCGGTCCGTGTGTGCGGTGATTATTCTACGGGGCTGAACAACGCGCTGGAATGTGACCGTCATCCTCTACCTCATCCTGACGATCTTTTCGCGGAGCTGGCTGGGTCACACTATTTCACACACCTTGACTTATCAGACGCCTATCTACAAGTTGAGGTCGAGGTGGAATCGCGCATGCTGCTTACCGTGAACACACATTGCGGCCTTTTCCAGTACAACCGACTTCCTCCCGGAGTCAAGTCGGCACCTGGCGCTTTCCAACACATTATTGACAGCATGGTGGCTGGCATCTCTGGAGTGAAACCTTACCTTGATGATATCTTCATTGCTGGCCGCACCAAAGAGGAGCACGACCGTATCCTCTATGCTGTTCTCGAACGCGCCCGTGAGTATGGTTTCCATTTACGCCTTGAAAAATGTCGTTTCGCGCTTTCCCAGATCGGTTTCCTTGGATTGATCGTCGACAAGGACGGTGTTCGGCCTGACCCGTCCAAAACAGAAGCCGTTGCCAAGATGCCACCCCCGAAGGACGTGAAGCAACTTCGCTCCTACCTCGGAGCTATCAACTATTATGGTCGATTCGTTCCACAGATGAAGCACCTCAGGGATTCCCTGGATGACCTACTGAAAAAGGATGCTCGCTGGAACTGGACAAAAGAGTGTCAGAAAACTTTTGAGCAGTTTAAGACCATTGTACTCTCCGACCTGCTGCTTACTCACTATGACCCATCTAAGGAGATCATCGTCGCGGCAGACGCATCGAAGTATGGTCTAGGCGCTGTCGTCATGCATCGTTTCCCCACCGGTGAGGTGAAGGCAATCGCACATGCTTCTCACTCACTGACGGCAGCGGAAATGAACTACGGCCAAGTGGAAAAGGAAGCATTGACGTTGATATTTGCTGTCACCCGTTTCCATAAGATGCTGTACGGACGTCATTTCACTCTCCAAACCGATCATCAACCGCTGCTCAAAGTTTTCGGCTCGAAAAAAGGAATACCAGTTTACACAGCCAATCGTCTGCAACGATGGGCTTTGACACTTCTCCTGTATGACTTCGAGATCAAGCACATCTCGACGATGAATTTTGGCTACGCAGACTTCCTGTCCCGGCTGATGTCATCACAGCGCAGACCAGATGAGGATTACGTCATAGCTGCCGTCTATGTTGAATCCGAAGCAAAGGCGATTCTCGAAGACTCCATCAACAATCTGCCAGTCATGTTCGGCGATCGAATCGTCGTTCCATCAAAAATTCCGGAAGCGAATCGTCCGCCAGCTACATCGTGGGCACCCAGGAATGGAGCGGATGAAGTCTCTGGCTCGCAGCTACATTTACTGGCCGAATGTTGACGACGATGTGGCGCAATTCGTTCGTCAGTGCGATGCATGTACTGAAGCAGCGAAGGCTCCGACGAAAGCAACCCTGGAATCATGGCCTCTTCCGGACCAGCCGTGGCAACGAGTACACGCCGATTTCGCTGGCCCAATCGACGGACATCACTATTTCGTAATTGTAGATGCCTACTCTAAGTGGCCCGAAATTTTTCGCACTAGATCCATCACCACGACAACAACATTGGACCTGCTTCGTGAAACATTTTCCCGTTACGGCAATCCAGACACGCTAGTCTCAGATAACGGAACGCAGTTTACGAGCGGACAGTTTCAACAGTTTTGCAGTGAGAATGGCATCAACCATATTCGTACTGCTCCATACCACCCGCAGTCGAATGGCCAAGCTGAACGTTTCGTGGATTCCCTCAAACGCGGCCTTAAGAAGTTAGGTAAGGGGGAATCACCAACATTACAGCATCTACAGACGTTTCTTTCAGTGTACCGATCAACACCCAACCGGAATACACCTAAGGGAACGTCTCCAGCCGAAGCGTTTTTAAAAAGAACGATGCGCACTACGTTGGATCTGTTGAGGAAACCATCTCCTCCGACTGCAGCCAT
The Anopheles merus strain MAF unplaced genomic scaffold, AmerM5.1 LNR4000153, whole genome shotgun sequence genome window above contains:
- the LOC121601722 gene encoding uncharacterized protein K02A2.6-like, with product MERMKSLARSYIYWPNVDDDVAQFVRQCDACTEAAKAPTKATLESWPLPDQPWQRVHADFAGPIDGHHYFVIVDAYSKWPEIFRTRSITTTTTLDLLRETFSRYGNPDTLVSDNGTQFTSGQFQQFCSENGINHIRTAPYHPQSNGQAERFVDSLKRGLKKSPAEAFLKRTMRTTLDLLRKPSPPTAAINHKQNQQFNKRHGAVKRSFVENDLVYVEQHVHNKKSWVPGRAIEPKDPFTMSCRLACMEDRSWLDRMSTKCVLATVPKPLGKNNNNFHGKFY